In Brassica napus cultivar Da-Ae unplaced genomic scaffold, Da-Ae ScsIHWf_528;HRSCAF=793, whole genome shotgun sequence, the following are encoded in one genomic region:
- the LOC125604360 gene encoding F-box/kelch-repeat protein At2g22050-like codes for MSIVAASASKKSRPSSSFSSLPDDVALKCLFRVPRCYDLNLSLVSKTLRSLVRSAELHRLRSQLKSVYVSYYFYQGRFSRSPSYSWITFRPGEKTTDYQLEHRSLSSADVSGPCLGYAVSVGPDIYFIGGVSVPSTKLWILDTRSGHLRTAPSMKVGRSAEYKVAVGVVEGKIYVIGGSDEDSQVEVFDPETQTWDFAGEEKVKCESEFSVSMKQKVYMVGRDGRVSTYSPREGIKNEATEMLSYVKFLCVVKNVLYACFQWSGLMWFNTKLKVWTRVVDRDGKDGKLEMYSFAAQKMEEFEGKIAFFWPLPNIDCTKSELICKLIALDRVGENIRGRIEWSGIVATLPRNIRLKDCLVVSG; via the coding sequence ATGTCAATTGTAGCCGCCTCCGCGTCGAAGAAATCACGGCCATCGTCATCGTTTTCGTCGTTGCCAGACGACGTTGCATTGAAATGCTTATTCCGCGTTCCGAGATGCTACGACCTAAACCTCTCTTTGGTCTCCAAAACCCTCAGGTCGCTCGTGCGCTCGGCAGAACTCCACCGTTTGCGATCCCAGCTCAAGTCCGTCTACGTCTCTTATTATTTCTATCAAGGCAGGTTTTCACGGTCCCCTAGCTACAGCTGGATCACTTTCCGTCCGGGTGAGAAGACCACTGACTATCAGTTGGAGCACCGATCTCTGTCGTCGGCGGATGTCTCGGGCCCTTGTCTTGGTTATGCAGTCTCCGTGGGACCAGATATCTATTTCATTGGTGGAGTCTCCGTTCCCTCCACGAAGCTTTGGATCCTTGACACTCGATCTGGTCATTTACGGACGGCTCCAAGCATGAAAGTGGGTCGGTCGGCAGAGTACAAAGTAGCTGTGGGAGTGGTTGAGGGGAAGATATATGTAATTGGAGGAAGTGATGAAGATAGCCAAGTGGAAGTGTTTGATCCAGAAACACAGACCTGGGACTTCGCTGGCGAGGAGAAGGTGAAATGTGAATCGGAGTTTAGTGTGTCTATGAAGCAAAAGGTTTATATGGTGGGCAGGGATGGGAGAGTCAGCACGTATAGTCCGAGAGAAGGTATAAAAAATGAAGCAACGGAGATGCTAAGTTATGTGAAGTTCTTGTGTGTGGTAAAGAATGTACTCTACGCTTGTTTTCAGTGGAGTGGGTTAATGTGGTTTAACACAAAGCTCAAGGTTTGGACAAGAGTGGTTGATCGTGATGGCAAGGATGGGAAGTTAGAAATGTATTCATTTGCTGCTCAAAAAATGGAGGAATTCGAGGGAAAGATAGCGTTTTTTTGGCCACTACCTAATATTGATTGCACGAAGAGTGAACTTATCTGTAAACTGATCGCATTGGATAGGGTCGGAGAAAATATTCGTGGGAGGATTGAGTGGTCTGGTATTGTGGCCACCTTGCCGCGTAACATTCGTTTGAAGGATTGTTTAGTTGTTTCCGGTTGA